From the genome of Acropora palmata chromosome 4, jaAcrPala1.3, whole genome shotgun sequence, one region includes:
- the LOC141879697 gene encoding uncharacterized protein LOC141879697: MAEMGLKKQNHLLPGAVPTIHSQPEANSSEGKKRPIADSEEAEISDRTGKKQRRSRALQKFEGNRLLKDYEEASCSAVGSEPIGDLDLSDLMPETGPGNEERKFNNVGIQCDVGFVWSELRRKCVTSVGTQVEPVITDSEVQCEITLIPTCSTPLCSPVKSVGCHSDDDNKDQDYIPSNLFSAEVMEEEEEEEKKSQKTEENERIIYSKKGSVPPQSESKFIVFLSCLLQLFEFCPLCTEPATAEVSSVCGTLIHVTQKCLTCSYARVWRSQPYIKKIPAGNLLLSAAILYSGSMISQTLRMLKIMKIQCFSCQTYHKHQRNYLIPIIVQMWKEEQEKLVERLSNLEGGIVLSGDGRSDSPGHSAKYGAFTVIEQRTNKVLDVQLVQSNEVPNSSWCEHEGLIRMEAFLANKNLDLDVIITDRNRQNAAYIRRNMAPKGTKHYYDIWHIAKGIGKKIDALAKQKDCENAGLWRRSIINHLYWIAATAPEGDGDMLEAMWKSVSNHIQDVHDGHSELYPECAHGPLDEDERDKEWLQPSSKVCEKLTDLLLNKSLLKDIKMISPHYQTSSLEAPHSLDIIFAPKHTVFAFLAMYARLLLASLHYNENSDRLQAITKDGTPRYSIRFPKFKKGEYSVRKEKTSPTYGYTEALIEMLLCEYEGDQRSLKNSIQDLRETMPGPLAASFEKPCKETAVEEFVSRFAQQ, encoded by the exons ATGGCAGAAATGGgccttaaaaaacaaaaccatctCCTGCCCGGTGCTGTGCCCACAATTCATTCCCAGCCAGAAGCCAATTCATCTGAAGGGAAAAAGCGGCCCATTGCAGACAGCGAAGAAGCGGAAATTTCCGACAGAAcggggaaaaaacaaagaagaagtaGAGCTCTTCAAAAGTTTGAAGGCAATAga TTATTGAAAGATTACGAGGAAGCCAGTTGTTCGGCAGTCGGCTCTGAGCCCATAGGAGATCTTGACCTGTCTGACCTAATGCCTGAAACCGGACCCGGGAATGAGGAAAGGAAATTTAACAATGTTGGCATACAGTGCGATGTTGGATTTGTTTGGTCTGAACTTCGACGCAAATGCGTGACAAGTGTGG GCACACAAGTAGAACCTGTAATAACTGACTCTGAAGTCCAATGTGAGATCACCCTCATACCTACTTGCTCTACGCCTCTGTGTAGTCCTGTAAAGAGTGTTGGGTGTCATAGCGACGATGATAACAAAGACCAGGACTATATTCCTAGTAATTTATTTTCGGCCGAAGTCATGGAGgaagaagaggaggaggagaaaaaaagtcagaagactgaagaaaatgaaag GATAATCTACAGTAAAAAAGGTTCTGTACCTCCACAGAGTGAGAGCAAgtttattgtctttttgtcCTGTTTGCTGCAACTATTTGAGTTCTGTCCCCTGTGCACCGAGCCTGCTACAGCTGAAGTGTCTAGTGTTTGTGGAACTCTCATCCATGTAACTCAAAAATGTCTAACCTGCAGTTATGCAAGGGTGTGGAGAAGCCAAccttacattaaaaagataCCTGCTGGAAATCTCTTGTTATCTGCAGCTATTCTATACTCAGGTAGTATGATCTCCCAGACCCTGAGGATGCTAAAAATCATGAAGATACAGTGTTTCAGCTGCCAGACATATCACAAACACCAGAGGAACTACCTGATACCCATCATTGTACAAATGTGGAAGGAAGAACAGGAGAAACTGGTTGAAAGGCTATCCAATTTAGAAGGGGGTATTGTTCTCTCTGGGGATGGGAGATCTGACAGTCCAGGTCACAGCGCCAAGTATGGGGCATTTACAGTCATCGAACAAAGAACCAACAAAGTACTAGATGTTCAGCTTGTTCAA tccAATGAGGTGCCAAACAGTTCCTGGTGTGAACATGAGGGCCTTATTCGCATGGAGGCATTTTTGGCAAACAAGAACCTAGACTTAGATGTCATAATAACAGACAGAAATCGGCAAAATGCTGCCTACATACGAAGAAATATGGCACCCAAAGGAACAAAACATTATTATGACATCTGGCACATTGCTAAAG GTATTGGCAAAAAGATTGATGCTCTAGCAAAGCAGAAGGATTGTGAAAATGCAGGCCTCTGGAGGAGGTCTATCATAAATCACCTCTACTGGATAGCTGCAACTGCACCAGAAGGAGATGGGGACATGTTAGAGGCTATGTGGAAGTCTGTAAGTAACCACATTCAAGATGTTCATGATGGACATAGCGAATTGTATCCTGAATGTGCCCATGGCCCTCTGGACGAGGATGAACGAGACAAGGAGTGGCTCCAGCCTT CATCAAAGGTTTGTGAAAAGTTAACTGACCTGTTACTGAACAAGTCCCTGTTGAAAGACATCAAGATGATATCACCACACTACCAGACCTCTTCCCTCGAAGCACCACACAGCCTTGATATCATATTTGCACCAAAACACACTGTATTTGCATTCTTGGCTATGTATGCCAG ACTTCTCTTGGCTTCGCTACATTACAACGAAAACAGTGATCGTTTACAGGCAATTACGAAGGATGGCACACCCCGCTACTCAATTAGGTTCCCTAAGTTCAAAAAGGGAGAATACTCAGTGCGTAAAGAGAAGACATCGCCAACTTACG GTTATACTGAAGCACTAATTGAAATGTTGTTGTGCGAGTATGAAGGGGATCAAAGATCACTAAAGAATTCCATTCAGGATCTCAGGGAAACCATGCCAGGCCCGCTCGCTGCTTCCTTCGAGAAACCCTGCAAGGAAACAGCAGTTGAAGAATTTGTTTCACGGTTTGCACAGCAATGA
- the LOC141879693 gene encoding uncharacterized protein LOC141879693 isoform X1, producing MAARASSSISEDVFSEESDSNMLNLYDSDGDNSELLEDSGPRPYQFEPRRVRRNDNQDSIEPVGSDTDRLGSTNWCACGTCKQMPTTDESVCCMEVEQVWQKVVDQRPESHMKCVTEHPGFQSTYLDVWVLETAYYAYRQQYGTDNQRGNEKFCYIAYRQLVRWCWGYLGKHVRVALPSCAVNKIRNTFPADFGSSYTGLKPPSL from the exons ATGGCGGCTCGTGCAAGTAGCAGCATTTCGGAGGATGTTTTCTCAGAAGAAAGCGACTCGAACATGTTAAACTTATATGACAGTGATGGGGATAATTCAGAACTATTAGAAGACTCTGGGCCACGTCCCTATCAATTTGAGCCACGTAGGGTTAGGCGAAACGATAACCAAGACAGCATAGAACCCGTTGGCAGTGACACCGATCGCCTCGGAAGCACGAACTG GTGCGCATGTGGAACATGTAAGCAGATGCCGACAACAGATGAAAGCGTTTGTTGCATGGAGGTAGAACAAGTGTGGCAAAAAGTGGTGGACCAGAGGCCTGAATCCCACATGAAGTGTGTGACAGAACACCCAGGTTTTCAGTCAACCTACCTAGATGTATGGGTGCTCGAAACTGCTTATTACGCATATAGGCAGCAGTACGGCACCGATAATCAAAGGGGAAACGA GAAATTTTGCTACATTGCCTATAGACAGCTTGTTCGCTGGTGCTGGGGTTATCTTGGCAAACATGTCAGGGTTGCTCTGCCGTCTTGCGCGGTAAACAAAATCCGCAACACCTTTCCAGCTGATTTTGGCTCGTCCTACACTGGATTAAAACCACCAAGCCTTTGA
- the LOC141879693 gene encoding uncharacterized protein LOC141879693 isoform X2 produces MAARASSSISEDVFSEESDSNMLNLYDSDGDNSELLEDSGPRPYQFEPRRVRRNDNQDSIEPVGSDTDRLGSTNWCACGTCKQMPTTDESVCCMEVEQVWQKVVDQRPESHMKCVTEHPGFQSTYLDVWVLETAYYAYRQQYGTDNQRGNEQLVRWCWGYLGKHVRVALPSCAVNKIRNTFPADFGSSYTGLKPPSL; encoded by the exons ATGGCGGCTCGTGCAAGTAGCAGCATTTCGGAGGATGTTTTCTCAGAAGAAAGCGACTCGAACATGTTAAACTTATATGACAGTGATGGGGATAATTCAGAACTATTAGAAGACTCTGGGCCACGTCCCTATCAATTTGAGCCACGTAGGGTTAGGCGAAACGATAACCAAGACAGCATAGAACCCGTTGGCAGTGACACCGATCGCCTCGGAAGCACGAACTG GTGCGCATGTGGAACATGTAAGCAGATGCCGACAACAGATGAAAGCGTTTGTTGCATGGAGGTAGAACAAGTGTGGCAAAAAGTGGTGGACCAGAGGCCTGAATCCCACATGAAGTGTGTGACAGAACACCCAGGTTTTCAGTCAACCTACCTAGATGTATGGGTGCTCGAAACTGCTTATTACGCATATAGGCAGCAGTACGGCACCGATAATCAAAGGGGAAACGA ACAGCTTGTTCGCTGGTGCTGGGGTTATCTTGGCAAACATGTCAGGGTTGCTCTGCCGTCTTGCGCGGTAAACAAAATCCGCAACACCTTTCCAGCTGATTTTGGCTCGTCCTACACTGGATTAAAACCACCAAGCCTTTGA